TTTGAATGATTACTTTCttcatttttagaaatatatgcATATCtctctaaacctaaaaccttaTAGTATTTTTGGAACTTACAAAGTTATTTGGGACAACCTACTTTGCGAAAGAACACACAAAAGTAAATGATTATTTACTTATCTCAAAGGTTCTCTCGTGATTAATACACGGTGTTATGCATTGGCTATTAGATATAGTTCTAAACACATGAGCTCAACCAGTCTTTCATATTAAGTATACACGCATTAATGAATATGATACCAGATTACCAGATCAGATCATTATATTctagaatttttgaaattattttccCATTCATATTGTATGGAACAAACCCCATTTAAATATGCATATACATGTATCATTGGATTATAAAATGTGAGGAGCTTTTAGGTGTAATAATTGCTCAATTATTGATAAGTGGTGCATGTCTTATGTAATACCCAACTAATGcccatttaataaaaattaattatccaTTCGACCGTGTGTTGCATAAGATATTTATATCGTCTCTCTTTTTCCAAATTATTTGTAGTTGGTGTTGTCGTTCTTGTGTTACATGCTAATAGCAACAgccatcaaaaatatatgtttttataatctCAATAGCTTTAGAACTTTTGGGCACGCCCACAAATGTATGAATCACGTAGCACCAtttcttttcgaaaattatTTCCTTTCcatgatttataatttattattgaatTAGATTGTATTTAGAGAAGAGATTAGATTTGCGTTAATTTGTTATCTAATGGGAAATCTTCTGAAGTTAACGGAGGAACATCAAAATGGATTACACCTCCTCGTGTaatgccaaaacaaaaaaaaaaactcacatttTTCCCACCAAACTTGACTTCTTTTAAGAGTAACTAGATTCTGATCCGTCCTTAAAAAggacgggtatattttttgttttacatcttTTTAGGTCTTTTCAAttggtaatttaaatataagtCTAATAGCATAAagcataataaataatattctaaataatgataaagataaaagaaataatagttggaccatacttttatcaatgggtcacactgctattttaatagaatagattaaaatataatcttataaaatttattatttgatatcTTACCATTTTATGTTCTATTTTACAATACTactacaaaatttataatacattcaaaaattcataaaatcGAAAAGTTTACAAGTGCTCGAAATTGGTTTAGGAATTCATTTTAGCCTGTTCAAAAGCATTCATGAACCAAAAATATAGAGAGTTTTGGAATTTTATATAAGTTGGTTTTGAAAGAACAGTTTTGCATGTACTTTGATACTATCCTATTAATTACTCTTTTCTAGGTAATTGCATTACTTTAAAAAAGCGTAGGCATTTGGTATTCTTGTTTGGTTTGGATAAAAAAAGTTTGGTTTCTTGAATTATTGGGTgaggatatatttttttattccatCCGTTTCATAAAGAATGtcactttgacatttttcacacaaattaagaaaatgattgaaatgcattaaagtttttattaattacacatattcaaccaatagtatttgagataaatgaaattatttataaaatcaatgcatttgtaattaattttaagCTGAAAACTGCGttgaaattctaaaatgatatttttttgtaacaagaaaaaaatgctaaaatgacacttaatatgaaacagagggagtatcaaACAGGAACCGACATGTGTTGGTGCGGTTTACACGATAAATAAATTTCGGTTTAGCTAATGTTTCTGGTTTATTTTCTTGTAAccgaaaaaaaatcttttagatGAATCAATCGTGTGTGTGATCAATTGTACCATTCAACATGTCGATTTCATATATACGCAGCCAAAAGCTCACTTGATACTTCCAAATCTTCGTTTATCCAAGAATAAACCGTTGCTAATTAAGAAAGACATGGAAGGAGAGGCACATCACATGAATAGCCAATAAATTGTCGTCGTCtttgaaaatctttttttttttggtctaaataaTGTCTTTGAAAATTCTTCAACCAGTAATAATCACAGAAGGCGCCCTTAACCAAATTCTTTCAAGAAGCTTTGTAGCATGGGGATCtcatcctcttttttttttttttttgaacacaatgGGGGATCTCATCCTTGCCTCAGTTTCACTGCTTTCTAAATTTTGTGATTTCTTGCATATTTGGTAGCGTATACCATGAAATAAGAAACGTAGACAAGAACAGCGACCAACATCAGAGGAGAGCATCATTTGCTTTCCAGCATGGTGATACCAAGACAAGTAGTGATATAAAGCCAATGAAATCATTAACACTACGTGTATATATCATGGTTGTGTTCTTATCTATTACTGTCATTATATTGTGCTATAGCCAAATTTCTCTGAAATGCTGCAACGTAAGTCATATATACACGACAATGTAATTTCCACAATGTAAATATACTTCTTTATTCAATAAAGCATTTCAACTATCTCGTGGTTTCCAAGTATGAACTAGATATTGTTTTGGTATAGTTCAAGAAGATTGGATGAGACAAATATGCCAAAAAGATGATCTAAGAAACCACATATGTATAGTTGCAACCAACATTTGCTTTTGAGCTACTCTTGCACTATGTCCAatcttaaatatgtttttaatgtgGCGTTAATTCTAAAAATGAAagataatattttcaatttaatcAAGTTTTGGCTCATACGACGAACTTTGTCCTTGATCGTGAAAATAGGTAGTGGCTTTCATAATATACGAATAGCCATTCTTGTATATGAAGTTCTTACATTTCATAGCTTAAATTTTCGACATAAGCAATGGAGATTGGAGATGTTGAACTCAACAAACAAAAGTATAAAAGAACAATGgagattaaataattaaaagaagcTTAATACCTAAAAATTAATTGTTCATAATTCAACATGACATCGTCTTGATATGACtgagaaacaaatatgaagGTAAATAAACTCAATAAGAAAAACTGATATCTCTAACTACTAAATCCAATATGATATTATAAACTGGGGATTGAACCTTAACATGTTTACCTGGTTGGGATGGATGCTCTTTTAGGCGGATATAACATGATACTGATAGGTACCGAAAGGCATATTACCGTAAGAGGAGGGGTAAAGAAGCAAAGGAAGAGAGTGAGGAAGTAACATAAGAGGAGGGAACagaagaagaataaaagaaaCCTTTCGATTGAAAGAGAGTATTTGCAGTTATTCATTTCATACCGTTAGACGATATTAAATAAGGAGTAGAGTGTTCATTGGTAGGGTATGCTTTTGTATGTGATTGTAGAGAGACGAGATGAGTCCTCTGTTTCCAGTCGCTATGAGACTGTCGATGATGATGAACTCGTGATGAGAGTGATTCATTGTTGAGATACAAAGCTGTAAACACTTCTTCATTCTTATTCAATACACGAGTTTGGGATTTACAAGTAATAGATAACTTCAGTCTATCATTGGTTCGGCGAAACTTGATCGAGCTCACGTGTAACAGCATTGATGGAAGATACGGGGATCGGAGTTGAATCGGAGGCGACGACGACCTTCGGGATGCAGAAAGAGACGGTTTGGCGACGAATGGAAGATGAAATCGAGTATATGCGAATCGGTTTTGATAAGCTTGCGCGAGCTGACAAAGCTACTTCGGAGCGTCTGGGATCGTTGGAGAATCAAATCACGACGATGGGTTCGGAATCAGCGGTCAGATTGGGAGCATTGGAGAGTCAGATGTCCTCGATAACGGCCACACTGGCTTGGATCGAAGCTAGTTCTGTGATCAATCAACGGCCTGGCAAAGGGATTGCGTCTTCGTCAATGGATTATCATGATCAGGTACCGATCGCAACTTCAGATCTGGATCAAAATCATTTAGGTTATCGGGGAATCCACAATGCGTTAACAAATAGAGATAAGTTGTTGAGAAAAGTGGATATGCCTGTGTTTGCTGGTCCTTTGCCATTTGATTGGATTTCCAGGGTGGAGAGGTTCTTCAGAATTGGTAACTATGACGAAGAGGATAAATTACAGTTGGTATCATTGAGCTTGGAGGGTCCCGTTCTCAATTGGTTTAACGGAGAAATGCTCAATGATCCATTTCTGAGTTGGACTCAATTTACAGAGAGGATGTTAGAAAGATTTGCTGGTCCAATTGATAATAATCCTGCAGCGAGATTGTTCTGTCTACAACAAGAAGGCGACATTGTAGACTGTGTCAACGAGTTTGAGTCTCTGAGAAATCAAGTAACATGAATTGATGAGAAAAATTTGATAAAGGTTTTCTTCAATGGATTGAAACCAGAGATGAAGGAGGTAATCAGAATGAAGGAACCAGTGGGTTTAACGAATCATAAACTAGCAgtgttgaagatgcagaaaaCTACTTTCTGCAAGGTGATTGGATCAGCGGCAGGAGGtgacattcaaaaaacatatCAGCGCCAATCTCATAATGTTAAAACTGCAAGTTTCACTCCAAAGCAAAGCGACGATCAACCACGGCTAGAAGCTGGAGCTAACAAAGAAAATTTACCACCACAACGAAACACATTGAGACCAAGGCAACAATATTCGGATGCAGAACTTGACCGTATGAGAAAAGAGAAGATCTGTTTCAAATGCAAAGCTCCTTGGTCTCCAGCTCACAGAATGGAATGTCCAAAAAGAATGCTAAGAGTACTTACAGTGATCAACGGATTAGAGCTTGAGGTTATTGACTCAAACGAAGAGGAAGATCAACAAGAACAACAGAATCCGCAAGTACTACACACGTTATCACTGAATTCTTATTTGGGCATTGACTCTCCGAAGACTACGAAGATGAGAGGTTTTATAAATAACAGAGAGGTGATTGTCATGCTTGATAGCGGAGCATCACACAACTTCATCTCACCTGAGGTTGTGGACAAGTTACGATTGAAAGTTTATGCTGACAGTAGCTTGGACGTGTTGTTGGGTAATGGAGTGACTGTGAATGCAATGGGAGTATGCAGATCAGTTTCATTCCAACTAAATCAAACCAACTTCACAAGTGACTTCATCTCTCTTGAACTGGGGAATGTAGATGTGATACTTGGTATTCAATGGCTTGAAACCTTAAGCATTTGTGAAGTGGACTGGAAGGAGCAGGTCCTTTCGTTTGTCTATGAAGGAAACAAAGTGACCTTGTTAGGCGAGAAAGAGCTACACGGCACTAAGTTCTCTTTCAAGTCATTGAAACCGGTCTATACAAGCTGCAAGATAGGAAGGgaagtgcttcttgcttcttctaTAGCAACATCTCCATTTCCAGAAGTTCGTTTGCAATTCTCCCAAATACTCCAGGAGTTTGTTGATGTGTTCGCAGTACCAACTGCCTTACCACCATTTTGTGGACAAGAACACGCAATCAACTTACAACCAGGAGTATCTTCAGTATCTGTTCGACCTTATCGGTATCCTCATGCCAGCAAGGTGGCTATGGAACAGATGGTGAATGATATGTTATCTACGGGCATCATACGACTAAGCACCAGTCCTTTCTCCAGCCCTGTACTActggtgaagaagaaggacgGTTCTCTACGTTTTTGCGTGGACTACAGGGCTTTGAACAGAGTAACCGTGTTAGACAAGTACCCTATTCCTGTCATATACCAGTTACTCGACGAGTTACATGGGGCTACGGTCTTTACAAAGCTTGATGTACGCTCAGGCTATCACCAAATACGGATGGTGGAAGCAGACATTCATAAGACAGCGTTCAGGACAGTGGAAGGACATTACGAGTTCCTGGTCATGCCATTTGGTTTGACCAACGCTCCAGCCACTTTTCAGGGACTCATGAACAAGGTGTTTTAACCATTCCTCCGCCGTTTTGTCCTTGTGTTCTTTGATGACATATTGATCTACAGCAAGAATCAGTCAGATCACGAGAATCATCTAAGACAAGTGTTAGAAGTGTTGAGGGAGCAGAATTTATATGCTACTCAAAAGAAATGCACGTTTGCAGTACCGAGTGTGGAATACTTAGGCCATATAATATCAGCTAATGGCGTAGCTACTGATTCTGCAAAGACTAATGCTATGAATATATGGCCTATACCCAAGGTGGTTAAGCAGTTGAGAGGATTCCTTGGGTTAACTGGATATTATCGGAAGTTTATAAGAGATTATGGAAGTATTGCTCGTCCTTTGACCACACTGCTGAAGAAGGATCAGTTCTCTTGGCCTACTGAAGCTCAGCAAGCTTTTGAAAAGTTGAAACATGCAATGGTAACGGCACCAGTACTTGCGTTACCAGACTTCAGTCAAGCTTTTGTGATCGAATCAGACGCCTCAGGATTCGGGTTAGGCGCTGTGCTTATGCAGAACAAGAGGCTCATCGCTTTCTCTAGCCATGCTCTGACAGCACGGGAGCAACTGAAACCAGCTTATGAAAGAGAACTGATGGCTATCGTGATGGCAGTGAGAAAGTGGAAACACTATCTACTTGGTAGAAAGTTTCATGTTCACACGGATCAGCGGAGCTTGAAGTTTTTGTTGGAGCAAAAAGAGGTAAATTTGGAGTATCAAAAGTGGTTAACAAAGCTATTGGGATTTGACTTTGACATCTTCTATAAACCGGGACCGGAAAACAAGGCAGCAGATGGCTTGTCTCGGAGTATGCCTGTCTCTTCACTGTTACTATCATTGACAGTCCCAACAGCTTTACAATGGGAAGATTTGTATAAGAAAATACAAGACGATACAAAGTTAAGCACAAGGGTCATGCAGATTCAGAAAGGAGAATTGCACTATAAGAAGTATACGGTGATAGAAGGGAGATTGTGGTCAAAGAAAAGATTGGTGATTCCTAAGACTTCAAAATTCATTTCAGTGATATTGCGAGAGGCTCATGACAGTAAATTCGGTGGTCATTCAGGTGTTTTGAAAACTTTGAAGAGAGTTCAGTGTTCGTTTTATTGGACTGGAATGTACAAGCAGGTGCAAGAGTATGTGGCGGCTTGTGGTATTTGCCAAACACACAAACATTCAACTCTCTCTCCAGCCGGTTTGCTTCAACCATTACCGATTCCAGAGATGATTTGGGAAGACATCAATATGGACTTCATTGAGGGGCTTCCGGGGTCTAATGGTTATAACAACATATTGGTGGTGATCGATCGTTTAAGCAAATTTGCTCATTTCATCAGCCTTAAACACCCGTTCTCTGCACTGGATGTAGCCAAGAAGTTCGTGTCTGAGATCGTCCATTTACATGGTTTTCCGAAGAGCATCACGTCAGATAGAGACAAGATCTTTCTGAGTTCTTTTTGGACAGAGGCTTTCCGTTTGGCTGGGACTAAGCTTCAGTATAGTACGGCATTTCACCCTCAGACGGATGGTCAATCTGAGGTGCTCAAccgttgtttggaaacatatttGAGATGTTTCTCGTCTTCTCACCCTCGGACTTGGCACAATTATATGGCATGGGCAGAGCTATGGTATAACACGGCGTTTCACAAGTCGATTCAGACAACTCCGTTCAAAGTGGTCTATGGCTGTGATCCTCCTCCTATTCTGCGTTTTGAACAGGGTTCTACAAAGAACTTTGAGCTGGAGCGGGCGTTATTGGAAAGGGATGAGGTATTGATCAGTTTAAAACAAACACTTACTCGTGCTCCGGAGATACTGAAGAATCAAGCCGATAAGTCAAGGAGAGATGTTCAGTTGGTGGTTGGTGACATGGTATTTCTTAAGCTACAACCCTATCGTCAGAAGACTGTGGCTCGTAGAGTTTGTCAGAAACTTGCAGCGAAATTCTATGGCCCATACAAAGTGTTGGAGCGCATTGGAAACACAGCTTATAAGTTACAATTACCTCCAGCTGCAAAGATCCATCCTGTGTTCCATATTTCCCAATTGAAGTTAGCCTTGGGTTCGCAGGAGCAATGTGATGCGTTACCACCAGGGAGTATCACGGAGGCTGAAGAACCGATTAGTCCAGAAGATGTATTGGAGAAACGTTATGATGCAAAGGGTGAACTGGAGTTATTGGTTAAGTGGGTTGGGAAATCTTCATTGGAAAATTCATGGCTGTATTATCAGGATTTCATCACTCATTTTCCTGATTACCAGCTTGAGGGCAAGCTGGATTTCGTTGGGGGAAGTATTGATAGGTACCGAAAGGCATATTACCGTAAGAGGAGGGGTAAAGAAGCAAAGGAAGAGAGTGAGGAAGTAACAGAAGAGGAGGGaacaaaagaagaataaaagaaaCCTTTGGATTGAAAGAGAGTATTTGCAGTTATTCATTTCATACCGTTAGACGATATTAAATAATGAGTAGAGTGTTCATTGGTAGGGTATGCTTTTGTATGTGATTGTAGAGAGACGAGATGAGTCCTCTGTTTCCAGTCGCTATGAGATTGTCGATGATGATGAACTCGTGATGAGAGTGATTCATTGTTGAGATACAAAGCTGTAAACACTTCTTCATTCTTATTCAATACACGAGTTTGGGATTTACAAGTAATAGATAACTTCAGTCTATCATACCGAGAATTCTATAGTGCATATGAGTAGTTCATGTGGTTCGTAACATATGCCAGGAGAAGACGTGAAACGGGCATGGTCGAGGGTCGCATGACAATTCACAATTGCTTttaatgatctttagtgtttgaGCCTTGATATGCTTAGTGTGGAGTAACTTGCACGATGGAGGCAGTGGTTAATTGAAAATAACGAGTATGCAGGCCATGTTAAACTAGTAGATCTCTTGTGGTGCCTTGTAAAACTAACATCAAAGTCAGGATGGCCGAGTGGTCTAAAGCGCCAGACTCAAGTTCTGGTCCTTGTAAGAGGGCGTGGGTTCAAACCCCACTTCTGacaatattttttcattaaaaagaagaagatgcaaCATGGCACTAGCAGTTAGTCTACCACCTGCATCTTCCGAGTCTTTCCTTCCGTATGAGACGCGCATGAACCTGTAGCTGTTTTATGGACTCTCTTTGAATAATTGATGGGCTTGCTTGCTGGCATCTGTGATTATGGCTGAGAGCGGAGTAAATAATATATGCGTCACGGATCGTTACAAAGTATAACTGGATAAATCAAACGAACACTGCTTCAGTCTATAACCAGATGTCAGAACTATTAACCGCTGGTTTAGTTTCtcacatgtcatcactatgaAGCATGAATGGTCAGCTGATCACATAAGGATAATTTTACAATTTCCAGGTCGAATCTTAACTTGCATCTATCTTGATTCAAATTTCATAATTCCAGATATGTAAAGATTCGATGTCGTTTTAAGAAGTCAAATACAAAGTATTGGTTTTAGAGGtgtaaatataaactaaaaaaaaattgtatgccccgaaaacaacataaaaataataatatgaaattttggTAAAAATAGTTAGAAAATTGAAGAATATATgagtaaaatgttttttttagaacTTACAAGATAATATAGTATAGTTTTACATatgatttatgaaatattttttagaaaaaactaCAAGAtaatacaaaagaatatttgtaCAGATAGTTTATGAAATACATGCTAATACCATGTATTTGCCTATCAcaattatcaaaaagaaaatctatacaactctcaaacaaaacaaagaagactGGAGGAGAGTATAGAAGGAGATCGAAGCCGACGTGCAAAATCAACGGAGGAAAAGAGAAGGCCCCACACAATCCACGTAGGCAATAAAAAATAGCAATAAGAGATATCGACCCATCACTTCCAAACCATTACATAATCACAAGTCTCAAGTGGTCTCTCACCTCCAATAAAGAAATtggagacgaagaagaagacacCAAACATAAAACTCATCTTCTGACATTAAAACCCAGAATCCAAGAACCACTCTTCACGCTCTCACACGGGTCTTTGTGTTCGGCGTTGTAAACAATGCTGcttcctctcttcttcctcctcctcctcaatcttcatctctcttcttcctcttcaatcTCCTTCCCTGATTTTCAGATCATCGACGTTCTACAACCGCTCACCGTCACTGGAACCGGAACCCTTCCCGATTTCAACAACACCGATGAGTCTAAGTACACTCTTCGTCTCCTCCACCGCGATAGATTCCCTTCTGTTTCTTACCGTAACCACCACCACCGTCTCCACGCCCGTATGCGCAGAGACACAGACCGAGTCGCCGCCATCCTCCGCCGCATTTCCGGGAAAACTGTAGCTTCCGGTTCGAAATACGAAGTCGACGACTTTGGCTCCGATGTGGTTTCCGGCATGGACCAGGGGAGCGGTGAGTACTTCGTGAGAATCGGCGTCGGAAGTCCGCCGCGAGATCAGTACATGGTGATTGACTCCGGGAGCGACATGGTTTGGTTCCAGTGTCAGCCTTGCAAGCTCTGTTACAAACAATCCGACCCGGTTTTCGACCCGGCTAAATCCGGGTCCTACACGGGAGTCTCCTGCGGGTCTTCCGTCTGCGACCGGATCGAAAACTCCGGCTGCCACTCCGGCGGGTGTCGCTACGAGGTCATGTACGGAGACGGGTCCTACACGAAGGGGACGTTAGCTCTCGAAACGCTGACGTTTGGTAGGACTGTGATTCGAAACGTAGCGATGGGATGCGGCCACCGGAACAGAGGGATGTTCGTCGGAGCCGCCGGTTTATTAGGTATCGGAGGCGGTTCGATGTCTTTCGTTGGTCAGTTAACCGGTCAAACCGGCGGTGCGTTCGGTTATTGTTTAGTGAGCCGCGGCACAGACTCGACCGGTTCGTTGGTTTTCGGGCGTGAAGCTTTGCCAGTTGGTGCCTCGTGGGTCCCGCTCGTCCGTAACCCGCGCGCGCCGAGCTTCTACTACGTTGGTCTCAAGGGCCTCGGAGTTGGCGGCGTCAGAATCGCTTTACCGGACGATGTTTTCGACTTAACCGAAACCGGCGACGGCGGTGTGGTTATGGATACCGGAACCGCCGTGACAAGGCTTCCCACGGCGGCTTACGCCGCTTTTCGTGATGGGTTCAAGTCGCAGACAGCAAACTTGCCGCGAGCTTCCGGCGTATCGATATTCGACACGTGTTACGACCTGTCCGGGTTTGTTTCGGTCCGTGTTCCGACCGTGTCGTTCTATTTCACGGAAGGGCCGGTTTTGACTTTACCGGCGAGGAATTTCTTGATGCCGGTGGATGATTCGGGGACGTACTGTTTCGCGTTTGCGGCGTCTCCGACGGGTTTGTCGATAATAGGGAACATACAGCAAGAAGGGATCCAAGTATCTTTCGACGGAGCCAATGGCTTTGTTGGGTTTGGTCCCAATGTTTGCTAgcgtttaacaaaaaaaataaaagatatttacgTTTTTTGTTCGCTAGTAAGTAAAAAACTTTTGTCTCAATATGTATCTGTCTTTTATTTATTAGCTTTTGgttttgagttttaataagtgGTAATTAGTATAGAGAGTACTGAAATGTATATGATTTGACCAAAATTGTCTTTTGGATTTTTGATTGAGGAATCTATATAATGATATGAGTTACTGTTTGATTTGTGATAATAGAGTGAGATTACCAAGTCAAAAGTAACTAAACAGCAAAAAGGGTTAAAAGTTGCTCAACACTTTTTGTGGTGAAGCGTGAGGGACATTGGGGAATGGACCTTTTGTAGTTTTGTATTGACCAAAGTTAACGTTACAGTAAATACGTTTTACTAAGCAGTTAGCACTAGCAGCACATGTTCGGTCAGAGATTTTCGAAGTCATGATTCATGATGAACACTTAACTGAAGTTTGACTTTTTAATTTAACATTTACACAAAAATTACCAAAAGCTAGATTGGTATGAAGTTTCATAAGCCCTTTGTGTTGTTGTAATTTTGCATAACCTGATAGTATGTGattaattttgatttggaaGAGAGGCTAAGGAGTAGGCCTGATGGGCAAAAATTATATGGTGCCACTCTTTAAGTTTGTACATGAGTACCTGAGCCAGAGAGACCAACAAAAGCTGgacatttttattcaaaaaggAGTGAAAGGGGTATCATTTAAAGCAACTTAATAATCTCTAGTCACAATCGTGATGCACCTCTTCAATTCATTACTTCCCCGTGGTATTTTTCAAAGTTCGTTAGAAAGAAAACATAATAACTTTCAATTTTCACTTTTGTGTCCTTTAAGTGGGTTTCATGATAATCACAATACAGGACCCAATCTAGTTGATTCATGGATGAAAAGGCCCAGAAGTGTACCTTCCCAATTGTCAGAA
This region of Brassica napus cultivar Da-Ae chromosome C5, Da-Ae, whole genome shotgun sequence genomic DNA includes:
- the LOC106425075 gene encoding protein ASPARTIC PROTEASE IN GUARD CELL 2, whose amino-acid sequence is MLLPLFFLLLLNLHLSSSSSISFPDFQIIDVLQPLTVTGTGTLPDFNNTDESKYTLRLLHRDRFPSVSYRNHHHRLHARMRRDTDRVAAILRRISGKTVASGSKYEVDDFGSDVVSGMDQGSGEYFVRIGVGSPPRDQYMVIDSGSDMVWFQCQPCKLCYKQSDPVFDPAKSGSYTGVSCGSSVCDRIENSGCHSGGCRYEVMYGDGSYTKGTLALETLTFGRTVIRNVAMGCGHRNRGMFVGAAGLLGIGGGSMSFVGQLTGQTGGAFGYCLVSRGTDSTGSLVFGREALPVGASWVPLVRNPRAPSFYYVGLKGLGVGGVRIALPDDVFDLTETGDGGVVMDTGTAVTRLPTAAYAAFRDGFKSQTANLPRASGVSIFDTCYDLSGFVSVRVPTVSFYFTEGPVLTLPARNFLMPVDDSGTYCFAFAASPTGLSIIGNIQQEGIQVSFDGANGFVGFGPNVC